The genome window TTAATTTATCTTTCTCCTCTTTAAGCTCATTCTTTGTATCAGCATTTTCCTTTTGGAGTTTATCAACCTCTTTCTCCTTCTCCTGGAGTTTCTGGTCCTTCTTAGCAAGTTCTTGTTGTTTGGCTTCCAGTGTCCTTTCTAAATCTGATGACAGGCATGGAAAGATACTTGTTAGGCtacaaattttataaaatataaagctGCAGAACATATTTAAATCTTCTGACTTGATGAagtgtagatttttttttgttttgtcatacCAGAAATGTCTTTCTGTAATTTATTTTTCTCCTCTGTAACTTTTTGTACGTCATTTTCCAGTTTCTTCTGCTTGTCAACTAAAACAAAGAGCAAGGTATAATTAAATGACTATACGCATATGTGATTATATAATATGTCAACAAACCACGCTTGGGCTAATTTGTTTTTACAAAAGTTCTATCTGATTTTTAATGAACAATTCTGTTAGTCATTATGCAATGATTTTATTCTCACCCAAAGCTTGATTTTTATTATTCATCTCTTTTAATTCAGCTTCAGTTTTAGCAAGTTGCTGGTCCTTTGTTTTGAGCTCTTTCTCTAGATCTGGATCAAATGCAAAAAAGTTCATATTAAGTAACATGCATCAATTGTGTATTTTGTAGATAAATCTGAATTTAAGCTCACCTCTGTTTTTGTTCTTTACTTTTTCAAGCTCATCTTTCACAGCGTCCTGTTGCCTATTCAATATAGCAATGGTTTCATCCTTCTCTTTTAGGAACTCGTCCTTTTCAGCGAGTGCGTTTTCCTGTTTTTGCGATTTGTCTTTTAAATCTGATCACAAAAATGCAGTTAGTCAAAACAAGAAAATGATCAAACTGATTGCTAGTTCAAATCTGAGTTTAAAGATAGAACGTCATCATGGCACTACTGTTAGTTCTCACATGCTGATCTTCAAAACCAACATGTCTAATCACTCCAGCAAGTCTAATAGTATTGGAAAAGTAAACTTGATATTTAATCAAACATATCTTCGGTGTTTTGACAGTGTGTTCATACCAGCAATTTCTTTGTTTGCTTTCTGCAGTGCATTTTTCTTCTCCTCTGTGAGTTTCTTTATGTCATCATTCAGATTGTTCAGCTGTTTGACTGAAAAGAAAGACACAAAACTGAAATTTTTGGAATGACAAGTTATGTGACAATACAATATGGatcacaaaaccttaagtagcatgtgtatatttgtagcaatagtcacaaaaacattgtatgggtcaaaattatagatttttctttaatgtcaagagtaaagatcatgtttaatgaagatattttgtacatttcctaccctaaatatatcataACTTGATTTTAgtttagtaatattcattgctaagaatttaaacaggacaactttaaaggtgattttctcagagctttgatttttttgcaacttGAGATTCTTGATTTTCAAATCACGGcgaaatattgtcatatcctagcAAAGCATACATCAACGAAAAGATTATTAATTTAGCTTTAATCTTAATTTCAAATTTAaatgaaccttatgactggttttggggtccagggtcacatatggaatcTGACACAAATGTGGGGTTGATTAATTTTGCAATGTTGTGGTCTTTATTCATAATTTGATTTTCTTACTCAAAGCGGCATTTTCAGCATTTGTCTTTTGTAGTTGATCTTCACTTTTAGCAAGCTGCTGGTcctttgttttaatttgtttctcTAGCGCTGTGAAAAAAAGGCATGATAAAATTTAATAACACGTTTAACGTGCCTCTTAGCAtcttgtttaataaataaataaataaaaaggtatcCATTTCCTCTGAAACTTACATGCAATCTTATCATCTGATTCTTTTTGCAggtttttcattttttgtttgctATCCTCAAGCTCCTTTTCTAGTTTTTGTATCCTGTCCTCTATTCATGAAAAAAAGAGTAACAACACATTGTGTTAAAATGCACAGTACACAGCATTTGGTAGGAAATATGCACAGTTGCCCATTCCTTTGGTGAAgttattaaagggatggttcacccaaaaatgaaaatcttgtcattaattactccccctcatgttgttccaaatctctttaaaacacaaattaagagatttctgaccctcaatagACAGCATGGTCTTTCTGGGTTTTGAATGTGGTAGTTCCCTTGTCtattgagggtcagaaagctctcgaatttctgcaaaaatatcttaatttgtgtttcaaagaagaACAaaggttttggaatgacatgagggtgagtaattaatgacagaattttcatttttggctgaactatccctttaaagggacATTTTGTCATTACCCTCAagttgtatgaatttctttcttctgctgaatacaaaagaagatgttttgaagaatgaaCATAACTAAACAGTTTCTGGTTCCCACTGACTTCCATGGTATTTTTCCCCTATACTATGGAAATCagttggaacaacttgaggggagaaaatgatgacaaaattgcaatttttgtgtgtacttTCCCTTTAAGGGAGGGTTAAAATCACTTACAAAAAATATTCTTTGGTGCCTTTTCACATTTACTTACTCAGCTTATCGGACTCCACACAGTTAGCCCGCAACAGCAAAATCTCTTTTTCTTTGTTGTCTATTTGATCCTTGAGACCTGACCGACAACAAAAATATCTGTTTAGTAGTCTTTGTTTCCACTTTTACTCAAACGATAGCGATGCATTTAAGATTGACTTACCATTGATTTCCTTTGCATATTTCTCTttaattttttcttgtgcttCTTTAAGTTTGAACATTGATTCCTTTATAGACATTATTTTCAAGGCTGTTTAAATGTAtaagaaaaacatttacattaacacatttggcagacacttttaaCAACTTTGAAAagatgactttttccatgtttaaggaATTGGGTCCCCggtgcatgttttgttttgatGTGAAAAAAACGAGCATCTCAGAttttacgctgctgccacacagatgtAATATAAAGATGTGATTTCTTAGGTGTTTACCTTTAGACACATAACTGACcatttttgtaactcctgtgtatTTTTTActtaaacttgtgtgtatttgacaacttaagtgcaataagacatgaaagagaacttggtTTAGGATTCACATGCCATGgtacagccgctttctgtgtgcaTGCTTTGGATTTATGTGCTTGTGCTCAGAAAATCCTATATCAGAGTTTTCAACTGATATGGTTTAAAACACATTAGcacaatagacatgataatcaaaaccaaacagaatttttttttagcagagaATCCAAGGTACGATCTGTAAAGGCACGGCCCTATTCTGAAAAAGGGGGCAGGgagtagtgatgggtcgttcttgaatgATTCGTTcatttgaacgaatctttaatgtgactcagGATGAGCGAGTgatctcggggagtgattcgttcagtcgcgcatgcgcaacatTTTATAGGTTCTGTACTGGAATTAGTTCACCTGTGAACAACTCAAACCCAAAGACTCAAGAGATGAACTAATTAATTCTCTTTCCCAGATAAACAATGAATTAGACCCAGGTATTGGCAATgaattaatattttctttttcttatagcattatagttttgtcttgtttggagtgtgatcaacgtttgtgTAAGCGGTACATGTGTTAGGGAAGTAACACAtagcattttaattatattttgataaaataaactaaatcacTCTAAaaatatttgttcattttgctgaacgagactcaaaggtcgagtcagtaaaatgatccgaacttcctaTCTGCTTCTACTCAAAATGGCCATTTTCAGAATGAtacaataaatgatctgtggggtattttgagctgaaacagagacacattctggggacacctgagacttattttgcatatttattGTAAAAAGAGCCATAATAGGTCTACATTAAAATTTCAATCAAACCCATGATCCTGGTGTTGCTAGCAAAGTGCTCTACTGGTTAAACTCACCAAGTCCAAGCCCTGCATCTCCAGAGTTTTGCAACTCAACCAGCAAACCATTTAGTTTAGCTTCCTTTTCTAAATGATAAGAAGAACATCACTAATTGTAAGATAATGGATTAAATTTTTAAgagaagaaataaaaataattacaagaGTACATAAATGGATTTGTTTAAACTTACCGGGAATCTGTGCTGAATTCTCTTCAGTTGGATTTTCTTGCAGCTTCCCTATATTACTTAGTAACTCAAGTACATCCAGAGCTGTAATAAAGCATTGTGTAAGTGTGCAATAGTCTCTCTTCAGATTAAGAAGTCCCCCAAAACCGCTAAAATGGGGTTGGACTCACTTTTGGCTGCTATGGATCCCTGAGCTTGCAACTTCTTCTTTGCCTCTTCCAATTCTCTTTTCTTTTGTTCCAGTTCTGCCTTCAGTTCTAAGAAGCAAATGACCATATATTGCTCAAAATGTACAAAAGCATGTTTTTAAATGGTAATATCTCACAATAagtgtttttactgtgtttttggtAAGCGTAAGTGACTTTAAAAACACGTGTATTTCTAAAAGTACTGCAGTTTCTGTGATATCAGAATAATTAATTACCTGGGAATCCTTGTGCAATTTGCTCATCCAGGTACTGAATTTCatcaattagatttttaatgataAAAGCTGAAAACAACAACATTGGATAGAGAGAATTATGTGTACGACTGTAGTAGATATAGACTTAAGGTTAAACAGAAGATggtgttttttcagttttattatgTATTCGTGGCATTAATTATAACAGTTTAGCTGTGTCATTAATTTAATCACAAACCAGTTTTATTGTAAACTTTTACTCACCCTTCTTAAGAACATCATTGTTCAGCTTAGAAATTGTATTGTTATATTCAGTCTGCATTTCTGTAACACAGCCACAAAGTATCCTGTTTACACAACTGTCCATATCATGTTTATAAAATGTCTTTTTACACCAGGTAGAAAAACAAGGTACCGTTATATTTTTTCTGGAGTTCAGGGCATTCAGCAGCATTCTTACAATTTACTTTAAGCTCTGGAAAGATACAGAATAGGGAAGATGAAGAACTGTTCTTTAAAGTTTAAACAATGCCCTATAatgctgaagactgcagtaacattTTGTTTTACCATTATACTCAGCACGAATTTTGGCATTTTCATTCTCCTTCACTGTTACGCTCCTTTCAAGATctaaaaagaacagcagaaagttgtttTTGAATGAACGGAGAGCTCCAAAGTTGACGCGCTTTACTGTTAAACGAGTGGAAGAGATTGTAACTGATTGATTAAATGAAACTCACCAGCTATTCTGGCATTCAATTGTGATTCTTTTTCTTGCACTTGTTGTTTTAAGGTTCTCACTTCGTCTAAGAGATTGTTGATCTTTGTAACTAAGGTTAAAAGAACATCAGGTTACATTACACAGCAATGATCTGACTGGACATTGGCAGACGAATCAAATCCTGATCATTTATAGCAAGCAAACTTCATTTTCTGCTTTGGTGAATTGGGTGAATCTCTTCAGCAACTTACCTTGTTGTGACAGCATGGCATTCTTCTCTTTTAGTGAATTATTTGCACCATTTAATGCATCATTACTCTGTTTTAGTTTTTCTTGAAGATCTGTGAAAGAGAAAACAATTCcgtttaattaatttgttttaataaaaacaattatcATCTTGAAAACAACTTCATGGATCAATGCCATACCTTTAATAATCTGCTTTGCATTCTTTTCAGCTGTGTCTTTTTCGATTTGCAACGCCAAAATGTCTTTCTTCAAATCAGCAATCTCTTTCTCTGTAAATCAAGCATTTTAATAACAGCTTTAATGGCCATTTTCATTATTGTTTGAGCTCTGAAAAGGAAAGTTTTTACTTACGTAGCTGACCAATGTTACCAGTCGCAGCAGCCAGCTCTTGGTTTTTTTCATTCAGCAAACGGTTTTTGTCATCCAGTTGCTTTTGGATCTCTGTCAGAAGTCAGTGTAAATATAGCAATGATCCAACCAGAGTTACAATCTCTCCAATTATGACAATTTACGCATTTATAGGTGtaaaaagaattttaaaaaactgttaaAGCTCTTGTAAGGTACTAAAAGGTTTCAATGCCAACCATCTTTCTTGATCTCAGCACGTGCAGTCACAGTTTTCAGCATTTCCCTTATCCAGGTTACATCAGACTGGAGAGCAATGATTTTTAgcactgaaacaaaaaaaaagtaatactgaTTTTTCTGCCAAAAAAATCTGaacaaattgtgagtttatagtaCATATGCAAACTGATTTACTCATAAGGCAGCTGAAAGTGTAATTATTCATCTATAGGTATGATTGCGAACATAACTGGAAATAACATCAGCCTTAATTCCAAACAAGGCCCATAACTCTCCACTTACTTGGTTTTGAAGCCATTTGATCATCTAATTCGTTAATCAACTTCAGGAGATTCTTCTGCAGATCTGAAACCAAAACAGAATGTATATTATAACCTTAAAGGGGACATTGTTTAGGTATAATcgggtgcatctaccaacccagaaaatgtgaaaaatatttttCCACCACGGCTCcaccattttgttttcgcaagttACAACGCTGTACTAGTTCTAACTCCATGGCAAAAGTTTTAGAAAAGAATGCTGACTTTTCTgttgttggctgcacagatgagcacagaacactatttagagtcccagcttcagaggagacaagagagcagtggatttattgatttatttactgtatattacactgctgccacacagatctaatataaacacgTGATTTCTTTCCTAGCTGTTTGCCTTCACAGACGTAagcgactgtttttgtaactcatgggtgtttttaacataaacttgtgtgtatttgacagtgttaatgcaataagacatgaaagagaacttagtttagtactcacatgctgtgtgacagccgctttgtGTGCATGCTTCGAATGTGTGCTCTTACAAAaccgtatatcagaagtttaaactaatatggattaaaaagcatgatttcagcacgatAGACATAATAATCAAAACTAAAGAGATCATTTTTTCTGTAAAGGAACAGTCCTATTCTGGAAAACAGTGTATTtatgcttccactcaaaataggcattttcaaaatgatataataaattatcttatctgtggggtattttaagCTAAAACATCTTGTAAAACGGGAcccctttaaagggatggttcggaagtagaattgacttcattgctatgcactccgaagcccatctaaataccccatccaaagttttttttaccttagtcgaacatttatggaaatattagagtttttcgaattgcttgttacaggagtgaatggtacatgtgatgtatctcgtaaattgcaccactaaacgtgcaagtaatcttaccaaacttgtacagtagtgtaaataggttatgtacagggaagtgacgtcgacgtgtcgccatttgtagtttttgagactagtagggatcggctaaaacgtgtttttaaaacactcatggtggacttacaaatgttctgatgcagcgttttgtgagtacataacctatttacactactgtacaagtttggtaagattacttgcacgtttagtggtgcaatttacgagatacatcacatgtaccattcactcctatAACAAGctattcgaaaaactctaatatctccataaatgtttgactaaggtaaaaaaaacttcggatggggtatttacatgggcttcggagtgcatagcaatgaagtcaattctactccgaaccatccctttaaggtcAATTTAAACTGCACCAACAGATGCATCGCCAACAGCTGACCGAGTACAGTATGCCACATCTCAGTCATTCCAAGACCCAACAAATGCTGATTCAACATGTTAAATCGACAAAACTACTGCATGTGTACTGCGTTATATACTCACTGCTGATTTTATTGATGTTGTCTGGATCTTCAGTCTGTAGCTTCCAGATTTCCTCCATCTGCGCTATCACTTTAAGAACTGACCAGCAGAGACAGAAACATGCATGCTTAGGTGTAAGTCAAAAGAATTTATAGCAGATAAGAATGCAAAAAGAACCAGTCACACTTTTTTCAGCGTTAGCGTCAGTTTTTTGAAGTTCCCCTTTTTTCAACTCCAGTTCTTTGAGTTTTTCATTCCGTATTCGCTTCAAATCtattataaatatacaaaaagtaaataattattatatttatgcaTAAAAAAGGCAGTACAGTACAATATGCATTAGAAATGGTTATCCTAAGTACCTTTTAAAAGCCGATTGCTTTtctaaaaagtacaaaaaagaGACGTACCGTCATTTGATTGGGATGCTGTAATTTGTTTTGTTAGTTGGTCTATTTCAAAGCCTAGCAAAATAATCTGGAGAGCTGTGAAAGGGAAATATTGCCATGTATATTAAATTTAGTGCAACTAAtgcatgtaaaaaaatattttgtctcTAAAATTTTACTTAACTCACCTGCCTTTGAGGTTTTATCtgatactttatttatttgtttgtctaGTTCAGCTTCCGCATCTGGAAAATACAATAcataaataatggtaattaaacaacacaactcaaatataacatttaataattCCATTTAAATTTCTCATGTTGCTTTCACATGAACAAAGCTTTTATATGGCCACTTGCTGGGAGGCAAGAAGAGTAAAATGTCTTACTTATGTACAGTTCCATCAGGTCTTTGCATTGTTCTGTCTGGACGAACAGCTTTTTGTGTAAACCTGGGTGTAGAAGATATGATAGATGAATTAACGATAAATGTTTTATTCAGGATGAAATACAAGGCTAACATTAACTGCTATAACACACTGTATACAATGAATATTGTGAATACTATGACTAACTGATTAATACTATGATTAATTGTGTGCTATTGTACAGAAAAGTGTTTTTTCATCAGTATGGATTAAGCATCCATGTTACTTCCATGTTCTTCCATATCGATCTTACTTTTGTTGGCAGCATCCAGATATAATACCCTTTCCTGTTCCTTTTCAAGCTCTTTCTGGAGATCTGAGAAGGAATAATCCAAAATGACATGAACATCACAATTATATTAAGGCTGCTTATGAAAGCCTGgctaaaaaaaagatttttaaataataataaccattCAGATCTCACCATTTATCTTAAATTCATCTGCTTTCATTTGTCCCTTTGAAGTAATTAGTGCCTCCATAAATTCAAACTGGAGTTTGAGAATTTTAGAAACTAAAAgtagcaaaaatattttatttaaaaacagtgACACTAGAAACTCAAGTGACTCAAGTATGTTAAACTGAAAGAACTTACTTAACTTATCTTTTCCATTCAATTTGCCAATTTTGTCCATTATTTCTGTTCTTTTCCCATCAGATGCATTTGTCTGTTCTACAAGATACAAAATATCAACAGGATGAAGTAGTGATTCCCATTTCTAAATCTAAAATACTAAATGATTCCTAAATAATTACTAATCCGATTCCAGTACCGTCAAGCAGAACAAGTGTTTGTTTAAGAGCTGATAATTCAGCATTCAGATCTAATATTTCTTTCTCCAGTGCTGCTATGAGCATATCTGTGAACAcaaaacagaaaattaaaaaagCTATGCTACAGTAATTAAGAACCTCTTATTTGTCacataacatgctaagaatttatTGTGGAGCAACAAAAAAGCCAACTGGAAAACAAACCATACCAATTTTTTGTAAGTTCTCTCTCTTCTCTTCTCGTTCCTCTTTCAGATCTGATAGGAGGCCATTTTTGAACTCCAGTTTGCTTACGATTACTATTCAAAATGAGATAAAACAGTTGTAAACTGCAACTTCACAACTTCCTAGCCTGATAAGGATTGTGTAAACATCAATACTGAACACTCACCATCCATCTGCGCTTGCGTCTTAAATTTACCAGAGATGCGTGCCATTAGTTCCATTGCTTCAATTTGCAATTTAACAATCTGCAACACTACAAAAAATCCTTTATTTAATCACTGCTAAAAGTATTTCTAAACCAATTTGAAAGGCTCCACTGCTCTTATTCTCATTAAACTCACCCTGTATTGCAACATCGTCTTGTTCCCCTTGTTGTTTGAGCTTGTCTTCCAGGTATTTCTTTAATTCTGTAGATTACAAATCAGCATGTGCAAAAGTCACTATAAACTTTCAGTCAGTTTTAGGTTTTATTACTTATCTTGTATAGTCACTGATAATGATACTATTGGACTTTGGATGATATCAATCAAAAGCAACCTGTTTTGGTCATACACACCATTAAGAGGTGCCGATGTTGCCTTATCGCTTTTCAGCATCCCTGTGCTTATCTTTGAAACTAGATGAAGAAATGAA of Garra rufa chromosome 10, GarRuf1.0, whole genome shotgun sequence contains these proteins:
- the LOC141344388 gene encoding uncharacterized protein — its product is MKIKCRDSYKVAKDNIDDLKRQLDGLFKQVSNTQSPAKDVLNILQKVIDLQELDAIKNTERNATKIERLDKHRKEAERDLAELKTEFSGSVEIFERAVSKISTGMLKSDKATSAPLNELKKYLEDKLKQQGEQDDVAIQVLQIVKLQIEAMELMARISGKFKTQAQMDVIVSKLEFKNGLLSDLKEEREEKRENLQKIDMLIAALEKEILDLNAELSALKQTLVLLDEQTNASDGKRTEIMDKIGKLNGKDKLISKILKLQFEFMEALITSKGQMKADEFKINDLQKELEKEQERVLYLDAANKSLHKKLFVQTEQCKDLMELYINAEAELDKQINKVSDKTSKAALQIILLGFEIDQLTKQITASQSNDDLKRIRNEKLKELELKKGELQKTDANAEKILKVIAQMEEIWKLQTEDPDNINKISNLQKNLLKLINELDDQMASKPMLKIIALQSDVTWIREMLKTVTARAEIKKDEIQKQLDDKNRLLNEKNQELAAATGNIGQLQKEIADLKKDILALQIEKDTAEKNAKQIIKDLQEKLKQSNDALNGANNSLKEKNAMLSQQVTKINNLLDEVRTLKQQVQEKESQLNARIADLERSVTVKENENAKIRAEYNELKVNCKNAAECPELQKKYNEMQTEYNNTISKLNNDVLKKAFIIKNLIDEIQYLDEQIAQGFPELKAELEQKKRELEEAKKKLQAQGSIAAKTLDVLELLSNIGKLQENPTEENSAQIPEKEAKLNGLLVELQNSGDAGLGLALKIMSIKESMFKLKEAQEKIKEKYAKEINGLKDQIDNKEKEILLLRANCVESDKLKDRIQKLEKELEDSKQKMKNLQKESDDKIASLEKQIKTKDQQLAKSEDQLQKTNAENAALIKQLNNLNDDIKKLTEEKKNALQKANKEIADLKDKSQKQENALAEKDEFLKEKDETIAILNRQQDAVKDELEKVKNKNRDLEKELKTKDQQLAKTEAELKEMNNKNQALVDKQKKLENDVQKVTEEKNKLQKDISDLERTLEAKQQELAKKDQKLQEKEKEVDKLQKENADTKNELKEEKDKLKDVVNEKEKLQQKLNETQQKVDELEKVINEKKQPPKIEWPTFAAKTAHRRLVLSQDEKEARTSLLPQSVPDIPERYDTAIAALGKVGYESGKHYWEIRVTGRNCYVVGAARASAQRKGILKYGPTAGYWVILMNRGSKLFAIDDKQVQLNTDAPSVIGVQLDFINNKVAFYNVEKRREIFSFTGNELQGIIYPYVETCSDANLNDPPLILKQPQNTDWLKQ